The following are from one region of the Sorghum bicolor cultivar BTx623 chromosome 2, Sorghum_bicolor_NCBIv3, whole genome shotgun sequence genome:
- the LOC8074450 gene encoding transcription factor RF2b, translating into MAMPPKPGDPPQRSPGRSPNLNLPCPLPPVPGGAPAPPPQHQPGAGLPPPRVGHHRRARSEVAFRFPDDLAGAGAGGFDEIGSEDDLFSTFMDMDKIAGADRDRAAETSSPPRPAKHRHSASFDGFGMGAGAGGPGGQQDGGGGVFGEVMEAKKAMSSEQLAELAAIDPKRAKRIIANRQSAARSKERKARYITELERKVQTLQTEATTLSAQLTLFQRDTTGLSAENAELKIRLQAMEQQAQLRDALNDALKQEVERLKIATGEMSKSNEQFNMGMQHISYSPSFFQLSEQHTVQQHGNIQLPHHFQQPPPNVPSHQMLSHPNSLSDMMQQDSLGRLQGLDIGKGSMAVKSEAEVVVKSEGSSISAGESNTTF; encoded by the exons ATGGCGATGCCGCCGAAGCCCGGCGACCCGCCGCAGCGCTCGCCGGGGCGGAGCCCCAACCTCAACCTGCCCTGCCCGCTGCCGCCGGTCCCGGGCGGGGcgcctgcgccgccgccgcagcaccaGCCGGGCGCCGGGCTGCCCCCGCCGCGCGTGggccaccaccgccgtgccaGATCTGAGGTGGCCTTCCGCTTCCCGGACGACCTGGCCGGCGCCGGGGCCGGCGGCTTCGATGAGATCGGCTCCGAGGACGACCTCTTCTCCACCTTCATGGACATGGACAAGATCGCCGGTGCCGACCGCGACCGCGCCGCCGAGACCTCCTCGCCGCCGCGCCCAGCCAAGCACCGCCACAGCGCCTCCTTCGACGGCTTCGGGATGggggccggcgccggcggcccgGGCGGGCAGCAGGACGGCGGCGGAGGCGTGTTCGGAGaggtcatggaggccaagaaggCCATGTCATCCGAGCAGCTCGCTGAGCTCGCTGCTATCGACCCCAAGCGCGCCAAAAG AATTATTGCAAATAGACAATCTGCAGCACGGTCAAAGGAAAGAAAAGCTCGATATATAACAGAATTGGAGCGGAAGGTTCAAACTCTTCAGACAGAGGCTACTACTCTTTCAGCGCAGCTAACACTGTTCCAG AGAGACACAACTGGACTTTCGGCGGAAAATGCTGAGCTCAAGATAAGGTTGCAGGCCATGGAGCAGCAGGCTCAACTGCGTGATG CTCTAaatgatgcactgaagcaggaAGTGGAGAGGCTTAAGATAGCAACAGGTGAGATGTCGAAGTCCAATGAACAATTTAATATGGGAATGCAGCACATCTCGTACAGCCCTTCATTCTTCCAGCTCTCAGAGCAACACACAGTTCAGCAGCATGGAAATATTCAGCTGCCACATCATTTCCAACAGCCGCCACCGAATGTCCCGAGTCACCAGATGCTATCCCACCCCAATTCCCTCTCGGATATGATGCAGCAAGACTCGCTTGGGCGGCTCCAGGGGCTGGACATCGGAAAAGGTTCGATGGCTGTGAAGTCAGAGGCAGAGGTCGTGGTGAAGTCGGAGGGTAGCTCTATATCTGCAGGTGAAAGCAATACCACCTTCTAG
- the LOC8074451 gene encoding B3 domain-containing protein Os07g0679700 encodes MAMPGGGAVAAKRCMNPACGGPASSVVGAGGDWRKGWPLRSGGFALLCDKCGLAYEQFVFCDIFHQKESGWRDCSFCGKRLHCGCVASKNSYDLLDSGGVQCVTCMKNSAAQSASGQVVPKLFQCPNNLRFLGKTDELLSSRKFEQPPSLMLDSRNDDIAIVNKSNHLFMVRGIEAGQSSNILRQKEIENGSRQIKWEQPTLSIGDMGRPFLTRSQSALESPQCTRRDDNKDPTTDSTSESFSEACLSMSLGIASNGNRMEATSTAERPMLSPTTAIAEGRELATTLSPYQHAQRARHFLTRPPRVGEGAAFDPTRDMFPHLRVARPPAEGRGRNQLLPRYWPRITDQELQQISGDSNSTIVPLFEKVLSASDAGRIGRLVLPKACAEAYFPPISQPEGRPLTIQDARGKEWHFQFRFWPNNNSRMYVLEGVTPCIQSLQLQAGDTVTFSRIDPGGKLVMGFRKATNTVSLPDSQISAIANGSILSETLFSTANENIGVVSGYPGFLHSIKGAADLHPSSLYDHHMNSADGDVSWNKADKFGGRPDEGSLQFLQKRSRNIGSKSRRFLIDAEDAMELKLTWEEAQELLRPAPTAKPTVVMIEDYEFEEYDEPPVFAKRSIFTIRATGEQDQWIQCDECSKWRRLPLNVIVASKWTCTDNSWDPKSCSCSAPEELTPKELQSVMQQYEEMRRRKGSYGLKLNVAEMDASSLDALATAAVFGEVGNQGTASVATTTKHPRHRPGCTCIVCIQPPSGKGPKHNPSCTCNVCMTVRRRFKTLMMRKKQRQSEREEAEASKKITWVNREEPEGSNLSRSPQTLDTTRDNSDVTMFDKVADMNKGHIDLNFHPAPAARGDHGQHGVQQPRPVSMMGLLEVASRPLDNYMKQNGLTSLVGEQGGGSSSTATVPPGPVESEERTSNEGRVTSASAEREPDAMAIDEAGENQQDKAADDAAAPAAT; translated from the exons ATGGCTATGCCGGGTGGCGGCGCGGTGGCGGCCAAGAGGTGCATGAACCCGGCCTGCGGTGGGCCGGCGTCGTCCGTGGTCGGGGCGGGAGGGGACTGGAGGAAGGGCTGGCCGCTGCGATCCGGAGGCTTCGCCTTGCTCTGCGACAAGTGCGG GTTGGCATATGAACAGTTTGTGTTTTGTGATATATTTCACCAAAAGGAATCAGGATGGAGAGACTGCTCATTTTGTGGGAAG CGCCTCCATTGTGGATGTGTTGCCTCAAAGAACTCATATGATCTACTTGACAGTGGAGGAGTTCAATGTGTCACTTGCATGAAAAATTCAGCAGCTCAGTCT GCTTCTGGCCAAGTGGTTCCAAAGCTTTTCCAATGTCCAAATAATCTGCGGTTTTTGGGTAAAACCGATGAGTTATTGTCAAGTAGAAAATTTGAACAACCACCCTCTCTTATGTTGGATTCCAGAAATGATGATATTGCTATTGTAAATAAGAGCAATCACCTGTTCATGGTAAGAGGCATAGAGGCTGGACAAAGCAGTAACATCTTGAGACAAAAAGAGATAGAGAATGGTTCAAGGCAGATTAAATGGGAACAACCAACCCTTAGTATTGGGGACATGGGAAGGCCTTTCCTAACTAGGTCTCAAAGTGCATTAGAGTCACCTCAATGTACTCGAAGAGATGACAATAAGGATCCAACTACAGATAGCACAAGTGAATCGTTTTCAGAGGCATGTCTGAGCATGAGCCTAGGTATTGCAAGCAATGGAAACAGGATGGAGGCTACTTCAACAGCGGAAAGACCTATGCTATCGCCAACAACAGCCATTGCTGAAGGAAGAGAACTTGCCACTACACTATCTCCCTATCAGCACGCACAAAGGGCTCGGCATTTCTTGACCAGACCACCAAGGGTTGGTGAAGGTGCTGCTTTTGATCCAACGAGAGACATGTTTCCGCATCTTCGTGTTGCTAGACCGCCTGCTGAGGGAAGGGGCCGCAATCAATTACTTCCTCGGTATTGGCCAAGAATAACAGACCAAGAGCTGCAACAAATATCTGGAGA TTCAAATTCCACAATCGTTCCATTGTTCGAGAAGGTCCTGAGTGCGAGTGATGCAGGCCGCATAGGGCGCCTTGTTCTTCCAAAAGCTTGTGCTGAG GCATATTTCCCCCCAATTTCTCAACCAGAAGGTCGCCCCTTGACAATCCAAGATGCAAGAGGAAAAGAATGGCATTTTCAGTTTAGGTTTTGGCCAAATAATAACAGCAGAATGTACGTCTTGGAGGGTGTTACACCATGCATACAGTCTTTGCAACTACAAGCTGGCGATACAG TGACCTTTAGTCGTATAGATCCTGGAGGGAAACTTGTTATGGGCTTTCGGAAGGCCACAAATACTGTTAGTCTGCCA GACTCACAGATTTCGGCTATTGCAAATGGTTCCATTCTCAGTGAGACACTCTTTTCTACTGCAAATGAGAACATAGGAGTAGTAAGTGGTTATCCTGGATTTCTTCACTCAATAAAGGGAGCTGCAGATCTCCATCCAAGCTCTCTATATGATCATCATATGAACTCAGCTGATGGGGATGTCAGTTGGAATAAGGCAGATAAATTTGGCGGCAGGCCAGATGAGGGGTCTTTGCAATTTTTACAAAAACGTAGTCGCAATATTGGTTCCAAAAGCAGGAGGTTCTTAATCGATGCTGAAGATGCCATGGAACTAAAGCTTACCtgggaagaggctcaagagtTGTTGCGCCCTGCTCCCACTGCAAAGCCAACTGTTGTGATGATTGAGGACTATGAATTTGAAGAATATGAT GAACCCCCTGTCTTTGCAAAGAGATCAATTTTCACCATCCGTGCAACAGG GGAACAAGATCAGTGGATTCAATGTGATGAGTGCTCAAAATGGCGTCGGTTGCCTCTTAATGTTATTGTTGCATCCAAATGGACATGCACCGACAACTCATGGGACCCAAAAAG CTGCTCCTGCTCTGCGCCTGAAGAGTTGACCCCGAAAGAGTTGCAAAGTGTTATGCAGCAGTATGAAG AAATGAGGAGGCGAAAGGGCAGCTATGGTCTGAAGCTGAATGTCGCTGAAATGGATGCATCCAGCCTTGACGCCTTGGCCACTGCTGCAGTATTTGGTGAAGTCGGGAACCAAGGCACCGCTTCAGTCGCGACAACCACAAAGCACCCCCGGCATCGCCCTGGCTGCACATGCATTGTGTGCATCCAGCCGCCCAGTGGCAAGGGCCCGAAGCACAACCCTTCGTGCACCTGCAACGTGTGCATGACAGTCAGGCGTCGGTTCAAGACACTGATGATGAGGAAGAAGCAGCGGCAGTCGGAGCGAGAGGAGGCAGAGGCGAGCAAGAAGATCACATGGGTGAACAGAGAAGAGCCTGAGGGGAGCAACCTGTCAAGATCCCCGCAGACGCTGGACACCACCCGAGACAACAGTGATGTGACCATGTTTGACAAGGTGGCCGACATGAACAAGGGGCACATCGACCTCAACTTCCACCCTGCCCCTGCCGCCCGTGGCGATCATGGACAGCATGGCGTGCAGCAGCCCCGGCCGGTGAGCATGATGGGCCTCTTGGAAGTGGCGAGCCGGCCCCTTGATAACTATATGAAGCAGAACGGCCTGACGAGCCTGGTGGGGGAGCAAGGAGGTGGCAGCTCCAGCACGGCCACGGTCCCGCCAGGTCCGGTGGAGAGTGAGGAGCGGACGTCCAACGAGGGCCGCGTCACATCAGCATCAGCAGAGCGGGAACCGGACGCCATGGCCATTGACGAGGCTGGCGAGAACCAGCAGGACAAGGCTGCCGAcgatgctgctgctcctgctgctactTGA
- the LOC8074452 gene encoding vacuolar-sorting receptor 1, with translation METTTAARRRRRLLLLLVLLALAAHRAAARFVVEKNSLRVTSPAALRGVYECAIGNFGMPQYGGTMHGVVVYPKVDAKACRPFDASGLSFKPKSGGLPVFLLVDRGDCYFTTKGWNAQNAGAAAVLVADDKVEPLITMDSPESSGTEHIENITIPSALVTKRFGDDLRKALQNGEMVNVLLDWRESLPHPDERVEYEFWTNSNDECGAKCDMQMNFVRSFRGIAQALEKRGYTQFTPHYITWYCPEAFILSKQCKSQCINHGRYCAPDPEQDFSIGYDGKDVVVQNLIQICVFRVANETRRPWMWWDYVHDFAVRCPMKEKKYTRECAHGVINSLGLDIEKINKCVGDPDADKENPVLKAEQDAQIGHGSRGDVTILPTLVVNNRQYRGKLEKRSVLKAVCSGFEETTEPDVCLREDIETNECLENNGGCWLDKATNVSACKDTFRGRVCECPTVNGVKFIGDGYSHCEASGLGRCQINNGGCWNETRNGKTVSACSNQEAKGCKCPSGFRGDGMNSCEDVDECKEKLFCQCKDCACENTWGSYECSCGGSNSLYIREHDTCISKQSSSSLGWGFLWVIFIGLALAGAGAYAVYKYRLRSYMDSEIRAIMAQYMPLESQEMPNQHRSVVPVDHADI, from the exons ATggagacgacgacggcggccaggcggcggcggcggctgctgctgctcctggtcCTGCTGGCGCTCGCGGCGCACCGTGCGGCGGCGCGGTTCGTGGTGGAGAAGAACAGCCTGCGGGTCACGTCCCCGGCCGCGCTCCGGGGCGTCTACGAGTGCGCCATCGGCAACTTCGGCATGCCGCAGTACGGCGGCACCATGCACGGCGTCGTCGTCTACCCCAAGGTCGATGCCAAGGCCTGCAGGCCCTTCGACGCCTCCGGCCTCTCCTTCAAGCCCAAGTCCGGCGGTCTGCCCGTCTTTCTACTCGTCGATCGCGGAG ACTGCTACTTCACAACCAAGGGATGGAATGCACAAAATGCTGGAGCTGCAGCAGTTCTTGTTGCCGACGACAAAGTCGAGCCTTTGATCACAATGGATTCTCCAGAATCCAGTGGCACAGAGCACATTGAGAACATCACAATTCCTTCGGCACTTGTGACCAAGAGATTTGGAGACGACCTCAGGAAAGCACTGCAAAATGGAGAAATGGTGaatgttcttctggactggaGGGAATCTCTGCCCCATCCTGATGAGCGTGTGGAGTATGAGTTCTGGACAAACAGCAATGATGAATGCGGTGCTAAATGTGACATGCAAATGAACTTCGTGAGGAGCTTCAGAGGAATAGCTCAGGCCCTTGAGAAAAGGGGTTACACCCAGTTCACCCCTCACTATATCACATGGTATTGTCCAGAAGCTTTTATCCTGAGCAAACAGTGCAAGTCACAATGTATCAATCATGGCAGATATTGCGCACCAGATCCAGAGCAGGATTTCAGCATTGGATATGACGGCAAAGATGTTGTGGTTCAGAACCTGATTCAAATTTGCGTGTTCAGAGTTGCCAATGAAACTCGCAGGCCGTGGATGTGGTGGGATTATGTGCACGACTTTGCTGTTAGGTGCCCAATGAAGGAGAAGAAATACACACGTGAATGTGCACATGGTGTTATCAATTCACTTG GATTGGACATTGAGAAAATCAACAAGTGTGTTGGAGATCCTGACGCCGATAAAGAAAATCCAGTCCTCAAAGCAGAACAGGATGCTCAA ATTGGGCATGGTTCTCGCGGCGATGTAACTATACTGCCAACTCTTGTCGTCAATAACAGACAATACAGAG GCAAACTGGAAAAAAGATCTGTGCTGAAAGCAGTATGCTCGGGATTTGAGGAGACAACCGAACCTGATGTCTGTTTGCGCGAAG ATATTGAGACAAATGAATGTTTGGAGAACAATGGAGGTTGCTGGTTAGACAAGGCTACCAATGTTTCTGCGTGCAAG GATACCTTCCGTGGTCGTGTTTGTGAATGCCCTACTGTCAATGGTGTAAAGTTTATAGGTGATGGGTACAGCCACTGTGAAG CTTCTGGTCTCGGTAGGTGCCAGATCAACAATGGGGGCTGCTGGAACGAGACTAGGAACGGGAAGACTGTCTCTGCCTGCTCA AATCAAGAAGCTAAAGGCTGCAAATGCCCATCAGGTTTCAGGGGTGACGGAATGAACAGTTGCGAAG ATGTCGATGAATGCAAAGAGAAGCTTTTCTGCCAGTGCAAGGATTGCGCTTGTGAGAACACATGGGGAAGCTACGAGTGCAGCTGCGGTGGCAGCAATTCGCTATACATCAGAGAGCATGATACCTGTATCA GCAAACAGTCTAGTTCGTCCCTGGGCTGGGGCTTCCTATGGGTGATTTTCATCGGCCTTGCCTTGGCTGGAGCAGGAGCATACGCCGTGTACAAATACAGGCTACGG AGCTACATGGATTCAGAGATCCGTGCGATCATGGCCCAGTACATGCCCCTGGAGAGCCAAGAGATGCCGAACCAACATCGCTCTGTCGTCCCCGTCGACCACGCAGACATCTGA